A region of Polyodon spathula isolate WHYD16114869_AA chromosome 4, ASM1765450v1, whole genome shotgun sequence DNA encodes the following proteins:
- the sgce gene encoding epsilon-sarcoglycan isoform X2, translated as MNRNILAFPAKIMEHFSFLVVFSVALLVRCSDVKHENVDWRIGQNFSSILLSRRRAVEQMDVYTILSKVHADRNVYPSAGVLFVHVLEREYFKGEFPPYPKPGDARNDPITFNTNLMGYPDRPGWLRYIQRTPYSDGVLYGSPTADLVGKPIIIEITAYNRRTFETARHNLVINVMFSEEFPLKYQAEFFIKNMNVEEMLASQVLGDFLGAVKNVWQPDRLNAINITSALDRGGRVPLPINDLKEGVYVTVGADVPFSSCLKEVETPQNQQLCSQEMEPVISCDKKFRAMFYIDWCKISLVDITKLVSVGKERPDPGNGVLPDVGEYSPPSESLKSRDYFSDFLITLAVPSAFALVLFIILGYIMCCRREGVIQLVHHSSIQKSTKELRNMSKNREIAWPLSTLPVFHPVSGEIVPPLHPDSYKTTSMPLMQTQTNLQHQTQMSQQQTAGRNYCMSTFQRREVNGIPEERKLTEALNL; from the exons ATGAACAGAAATATACTTGCATTTCCAGCAAAGATAATGGAACATTTCAGCTTTCTCGTCGTTTTTTCTGTTG CTCTTTTAGTCAGATGTTCCGATGTCAAACATGAAAACGTTGATTGGAGGATTGGGCAAAACTTCAGTAGTATATTATTAAGCAGGCGCAGGGCAGTCGAGCAGATGGATG TTTACACTATCCTCTCCAAGGTGCATGCTGACCGGAATGTCTATCCTTCTGCTGGGGTCCTCTTTGTTCATGTTTTGGAAAGAGAGTATTTTAAGGGGGAATTCCCTCCTTATCCTAAACCCG GCGATGCAAGGAATGACCCTATCACATTTAACACAAATTTAATGGGCTACCCGGACAGACCTGGCTGGCTTCGCTATATCCAGAGAACACCGTATAGTGATGGAGTGCTTTATGGATCTCCAACAGCTGATCTTGTTGGCAAACCAATTATCATTGAG ATTACTGCCTACAACCGACGAACATTTGAGACTGCAAGACACAACCTTGTCATTAACGTCATGTTTTCAGAGG AATTTCCATTAAAGTACCAAGCAGAATTTTTTATAaagaacatgaatgttgaagAGATGTTGGCAAGTCAGGTGCTGGGAGATTTCCTTGGAGCTGTGAAAAACGTATGGCAGCCAGATCGGCTAAATGCCATTAATATCACTTCAGCATTGGACAGAGGAGGCAGAGTCCCTCTCCCTATAAATGACCTAAAGGAAGG GGTGTATGTGACGGTTGGTGCTGATGTTCCATTCTCTTCCTGTCTGAAGGAAGTAGAAACTCCACAGAACCAGCAGCTTTGCAGTCAGGAGATGGAACCTGTCATTAGTTGTGATAAGAAGTTTAGGGCAATGTTTTACATTGACTGGTGCAAAATATCTCTG gtagaTATTACAAAATTAGTCTCTGTTGGTAAGGAAAGGCCTGACCCAGGAAATGGAGTGTTGCCCGATGTTGGAGAATACAGTCCGCCTTCTGAGTCACTGAAAAGTAGGGACTATTTCTCAGACTTCCTGATCACACTGGCAGTGCCTTCTGCTTTTGCCTTGGTACTTTTCATCATCCTTGGGTACATCATGTGCTGCCGACGGGAAGGGGT CATCCAGTTGGTTCATCACAGTTCTATCCAGAAGTCTACGAAGGAGCTACGAAACATGTCCAAGAACCGCGAGATAGCATGGCCTCTTTCAACATTGCCTGTGTTTCACCCAGTCAGCGGTGAAATTGTGCCACCCTTACACCCAGACAGCTATAAGACTACCAGTATGCCACTAATGCAGACACAAAC tAATCTGCAGCATCAGACACAGATGTCACAACAACAGACTGCAG GACGGAATTATTGTATGTCAACATTCCAGCGACGCGAG
- the sgce gene encoding epsilon-sarcoglycan isoform X4, which yields MNRNILAFPAKIMEHFSFLVVFSVVYTILSKVHADRNVYPSAGVLFVHVLEREYFKGEFPPYPKPGDARNDPITFNTNLMGYPDRPGWLRYIQRTPYSDGVLYGSPTADLVGKPIIIEITAYNRRTFETARHNLVINVMFSEEFPLKYQAEFFIKNMNVEEMLASQVLGDFLGAVKNVWQPDRLNAINITSALDRGGRVPLPINDLKEGVYVTVGADVPFSSCLKEVETPQNQQLCSQEMEPVISCDKKFRAMFYIDWCKISLVDITKLVSVGKERPDPGNGVLPDVGEYSPPSESLKSRDYFSDFLITLAVPSAFALVLFIILGYIMCCRREGVQKRNMQTPDIQLVHHSSIQKSTKELRNMSKNREIAWPLSTLPVFHPVSGEIVPPLHPDSYKTTSMPLMQTQTNLQHQTQMSQQQTAGRNYCMSTFQRREVNGIPEERKLTEALNL from the exons ATGAACAGAAATATACTTGCATTTCCAGCAAAGATAATGGAACATTTCAGCTTTCTCGTCGTTTTTTCTGTTG TTTACACTATCCTCTCCAAGGTGCATGCTGACCGGAATGTCTATCCTTCTGCTGGGGTCCTCTTTGTTCATGTTTTGGAAAGAGAGTATTTTAAGGGGGAATTCCCTCCTTATCCTAAACCCG GCGATGCAAGGAATGACCCTATCACATTTAACACAAATTTAATGGGCTACCCGGACAGACCTGGCTGGCTTCGCTATATCCAGAGAACACCGTATAGTGATGGAGTGCTTTATGGATCTCCAACAGCTGATCTTGTTGGCAAACCAATTATCATTGAG ATTACTGCCTACAACCGACGAACATTTGAGACTGCAAGACACAACCTTGTCATTAACGTCATGTTTTCAGAGG AATTTCCATTAAAGTACCAAGCAGAATTTTTTATAaagaacatgaatgttgaagAGATGTTGGCAAGTCAGGTGCTGGGAGATTTCCTTGGAGCTGTGAAAAACGTATGGCAGCCAGATCGGCTAAATGCCATTAATATCACTTCAGCATTGGACAGAGGAGGCAGAGTCCCTCTCCCTATAAATGACCTAAAGGAAGG GGTGTATGTGACGGTTGGTGCTGATGTTCCATTCTCTTCCTGTCTGAAGGAAGTAGAAACTCCACAGAACCAGCAGCTTTGCAGTCAGGAGATGGAACCTGTCATTAGTTGTGATAAGAAGTTTAGGGCAATGTTTTACATTGACTGGTGCAAAATATCTCTG gtagaTATTACAAAATTAGTCTCTGTTGGTAAGGAAAGGCCTGACCCAGGAAATGGAGTGTTGCCCGATGTTGGAGAATACAGTCCGCCTTCTGAGTCACTGAAAAGTAGGGACTATTTCTCAGACTTCCTGATCACACTGGCAGTGCCTTCTGCTTTTGCCTTGGTACTTTTCATCATCCTTGGGTACATCATGTGCTGCCGACGGGAAGGGGT gcaaaaaagaaacatgcaaacaCCAGA CATCCAGTTGGTTCATCACAGTTCTATCCAGAAGTCTACGAAGGAGCTACGAAACATGTCCAAGAACCGCGAGATAGCATGGCCTCTTTCAACATTGCCTGTGTTTCACCCAGTCAGCGGTGAAATTGTGCCACCCTTACACCCAGACAGCTATAAGACTACCAGTATGCCACTAATGCAGACACAAAC tAATCTGCAGCATCAGACACAGATGTCACAACAACAGACTGCAG GACGGAATTATTGTATGTCAACATTCCAGCGACGCGAG
- the sgce gene encoding epsilon-sarcoglycan isoform X5 produces the protein MNRNILAFPAKIMEHFSFLVVFSVALLVRCSDVKHENVDWRIGQNFSSILLSRRRAVEQMDGDARNDPITFNTNLMGYPDRPGWLRYIQRTPYSDGVLYGSPTADLVGKPIIIEITAYNRRTFETARHNLVINVMFSEEFPLKYQAEFFIKNMNVEEMLASQVLGDFLGAVKNVWQPDRLNAINITSALDRGGRVPLPINDLKEGVYVTVGADVPFSSCLKEVETPQNQQLCSQEMEPVISCDKKFRAMFYIDWCKISLVDITKLVSVGKERPDPGNGVLPDVGEYSPPSESLKSRDYFSDFLITLAVPSAFALVLFIILGYIMCCRREGVQKRNMQTPDIQLVHHSSIQKSTKELRNMSKNREIAWPLSTLPVFHPVSGEIVPPLHPDSYKTTSMPLMQTQTNLQHQTQMSQQQTAGRNYCMSTFQRREVNGIPEERKLTEALNL, from the exons ATGAACAGAAATATACTTGCATTTCCAGCAAAGATAATGGAACATTTCAGCTTTCTCGTCGTTTTTTCTGTTG CTCTTTTAGTCAGATGTTCCGATGTCAAACATGAAAACGTTGATTGGAGGATTGGGCAAAACTTCAGTAGTATATTATTAAGCAGGCGCAGGGCAGTCGAGCAGATGGATG GCGATGCAAGGAATGACCCTATCACATTTAACACAAATTTAATGGGCTACCCGGACAGACCTGGCTGGCTTCGCTATATCCAGAGAACACCGTATAGTGATGGAGTGCTTTATGGATCTCCAACAGCTGATCTTGTTGGCAAACCAATTATCATTGAG ATTACTGCCTACAACCGACGAACATTTGAGACTGCAAGACACAACCTTGTCATTAACGTCATGTTTTCAGAGG AATTTCCATTAAAGTACCAAGCAGAATTTTTTATAaagaacatgaatgttgaagAGATGTTGGCAAGTCAGGTGCTGGGAGATTTCCTTGGAGCTGTGAAAAACGTATGGCAGCCAGATCGGCTAAATGCCATTAATATCACTTCAGCATTGGACAGAGGAGGCAGAGTCCCTCTCCCTATAAATGACCTAAAGGAAGG GGTGTATGTGACGGTTGGTGCTGATGTTCCATTCTCTTCCTGTCTGAAGGAAGTAGAAACTCCACAGAACCAGCAGCTTTGCAGTCAGGAGATGGAACCTGTCATTAGTTGTGATAAGAAGTTTAGGGCAATGTTTTACATTGACTGGTGCAAAATATCTCTG gtagaTATTACAAAATTAGTCTCTGTTGGTAAGGAAAGGCCTGACCCAGGAAATGGAGTGTTGCCCGATGTTGGAGAATACAGTCCGCCTTCTGAGTCACTGAAAAGTAGGGACTATTTCTCAGACTTCCTGATCACACTGGCAGTGCCTTCTGCTTTTGCCTTGGTACTTTTCATCATCCTTGGGTACATCATGTGCTGCCGACGGGAAGGGGT gcaaaaaagaaacatgcaaacaCCAGA CATCCAGTTGGTTCATCACAGTTCTATCCAGAAGTCTACGAAGGAGCTACGAAACATGTCCAAGAACCGCGAGATAGCATGGCCTCTTTCAACATTGCCTGTGTTTCACCCAGTCAGCGGTGAAATTGTGCCACCCTTACACCCAGACAGCTATAAGACTACCAGTATGCCACTAATGCAGACACAAAC tAATCTGCAGCATCAGACACAGATGTCACAACAACAGACTGCAG GACGGAATTATTGTATGTCAACATTCCAGCGACGCGAG
- the sgce gene encoding epsilon-sarcoglycan isoform X1, producing MNRNILAFPAKIMEHFSFLVVFSVALLVRCSDVKHENVDWRIGQNFSSILLSRRRAVEQMDVYTILSKVHADRNVYPSAGVLFVHVLEREYFKGEFPPYPKPGDARNDPITFNTNLMGYPDRPGWLRYIQRTPYSDGVLYGSPTADLVGKPIIIEITAYNRRTFETARHNLVINVMFSEEFPLKYQAEFFIKNMNVEEMLASQVLGDFLGAVKNVWQPDRLNAINITSALDRGGRVPLPINDLKEGVYVTVGADVPFSSCLKEVETPQNQQLCSQEMEPVISCDKKFRAMFYIDWCKISLVDITKLVSVGKERPDPGNGVLPDVGEYSPPSESLKSRDYFSDFLITLAVPSAFALVLFIILGYIMCCRREGVQKRNMQTPDIQLVHHSSIQKSTKELRNMSKNREIAWPLSTLPVFHPVSGEIVPPLHPDSYKTTSMPLMQTQTNLQHQTQMSQQQTAGRNYCMSTFQRREVNGIPEERKLTEALNL from the exons ATGAACAGAAATATACTTGCATTTCCAGCAAAGATAATGGAACATTTCAGCTTTCTCGTCGTTTTTTCTGTTG CTCTTTTAGTCAGATGTTCCGATGTCAAACATGAAAACGTTGATTGGAGGATTGGGCAAAACTTCAGTAGTATATTATTAAGCAGGCGCAGGGCAGTCGAGCAGATGGATG TTTACACTATCCTCTCCAAGGTGCATGCTGACCGGAATGTCTATCCTTCTGCTGGGGTCCTCTTTGTTCATGTTTTGGAAAGAGAGTATTTTAAGGGGGAATTCCCTCCTTATCCTAAACCCG GCGATGCAAGGAATGACCCTATCACATTTAACACAAATTTAATGGGCTACCCGGACAGACCTGGCTGGCTTCGCTATATCCAGAGAACACCGTATAGTGATGGAGTGCTTTATGGATCTCCAACAGCTGATCTTGTTGGCAAACCAATTATCATTGAG ATTACTGCCTACAACCGACGAACATTTGAGACTGCAAGACACAACCTTGTCATTAACGTCATGTTTTCAGAGG AATTTCCATTAAAGTACCAAGCAGAATTTTTTATAaagaacatgaatgttgaagAGATGTTGGCAAGTCAGGTGCTGGGAGATTTCCTTGGAGCTGTGAAAAACGTATGGCAGCCAGATCGGCTAAATGCCATTAATATCACTTCAGCATTGGACAGAGGAGGCAGAGTCCCTCTCCCTATAAATGACCTAAAGGAAGG GGTGTATGTGACGGTTGGTGCTGATGTTCCATTCTCTTCCTGTCTGAAGGAAGTAGAAACTCCACAGAACCAGCAGCTTTGCAGTCAGGAGATGGAACCTGTCATTAGTTGTGATAAGAAGTTTAGGGCAATGTTTTACATTGACTGGTGCAAAATATCTCTG gtagaTATTACAAAATTAGTCTCTGTTGGTAAGGAAAGGCCTGACCCAGGAAATGGAGTGTTGCCCGATGTTGGAGAATACAGTCCGCCTTCTGAGTCACTGAAAAGTAGGGACTATTTCTCAGACTTCCTGATCACACTGGCAGTGCCTTCTGCTTTTGCCTTGGTACTTTTCATCATCCTTGGGTACATCATGTGCTGCCGACGGGAAGGGGT gcaaaaaagaaacatgcaaacaCCAGA CATCCAGTTGGTTCATCACAGTTCTATCCAGAAGTCTACGAAGGAGCTACGAAACATGTCCAAGAACCGCGAGATAGCATGGCCTCTTTCAACATTGCCTGTGTTTCACCCAGTCAGCGGTGAAATTGTGCCACCCTTACACCCAGACAGCTATAAGACTACCAGTATGCCACTAATGCAGACACAAAC tAATCTGCAGCATCAGACACAGATGTCACAACAACAGACTGCAG GACGGAATTATTGTATGTCAACATTCCAGCGACGCGAG
- the sgce gene encoding epsilon-sarcoglycan isoform X6 — MNRNILAFPAKIMEHFSFLVVFSVGDARNDPITFNTNLMGYPDRPGWLRYIQRTPYSDGVLYGSPTADLVGKPIIIEITAYNRRTFETARHNLVINVMFSEEFPLKYQAEFFIKNMNVEEMLASQVLGDFLGAVKNVWQPDRLNAINITSALDRGGRVPLPINDLKEGVYVTVGADVPFSSCLKEVETPQNQQLCSQEMEPVISCDKKFRAMFYIDWCKISLVDITKLVSVGKERPDPGNGVLPDVGEYSPPSESLKSRDYFSDFLITLAVPSAFALVLFIILGYIMCCRREGVQKRNMQTPDIQLVHHSSIQKSTKELRNMSKNREIAWPLSTLPVFHPVSGEIVPPLHPDSYKTTSMPLMQTQTNLQHQTQMSQQQTAGRNYCMSTFQRREVNGIPEERKLTEALNL; from the exons ATGAACAGAAATATACTTGCATTTCCAGCAAAGATAATGGAACATTTCAGCTTTCTCGTCGTTTTTTCTGTTG GCGATGCAAGGAATGACCCTATCACATTTAACACAAATTTAATGGGCTACCCGGACAGACCTGGCTGGCTTCGCTATATCCAGAGAACACCGTATAGTGATGGAGTGCTTTATGGATCTCCAACAGCTGATCTTGTTGGCAAACCAATTATCATTGAG ATTACTGCCTACAACCGACGAACATTTGAGACTGCAAGACACAACCTTGTCATTAACGTCATGTTTTCAGAGG AATTTCCATTAAAGTACCAAGCAGAATTTTTTATAaagaacatgaatgttgaagAGATGTTGGCAAGTCAGGTGCTGGGAGATTTCCTTGGAGCTGTGAAAAACGTATGGCAGCCAGATCGGCTAAATGCCATTAATATCACTTCAGCATTGGACAGAGGAGGCAGAGTCCCTCTCCCTATAAATGACCTAAAGGAAGG GGTGTATGTGACGGTTGGTGCTGATGTTCCATTCTCTTCCTGTCTGAAGGAAGTAGAAACTCCACAGAACCAGCAGCTTTGCAGTCAGGAGATGGAACCTGTCATTAGTTGTGATAAGAAGTTTAGGGCAATGTTTTACATTGACTGGTGCAAAATATCTCTG gtagaTATTACAAAATTAGTCTCTGTTGGTAAGGAAAGGCCTGACCCAGGAAATGGAGTGTTGCCCGATGTTGGAGAATACAGTCCGCCTTCTGAGTCACTGAAAAGTAGGGACTATTTCTCAGACTTCCTGATCACACTGGCAGTGCCTTCTGCTTTTGCCTTGGTACTTTTCATCATCCTTGGGTACATCATGTGCTGCCGACGGGAAGGGGT gcaaaaaagaaacatgcaaacaCCAGA CATCCAGTTGGTTCATCACAGTTCTATCCAGAAGTCTACGAAGGAGCTACGAAACATGTCCAAGAACCGCGAGATAGCATGGCCTCTTTCAACATTGCCTGTGTTTCACCCAGTCAGCGGTGAAATTGTGCCACCCTTACACCCAGACAGCTATAAGACTACCAGTATGCCACTAATGCAGACACAAAC tAATCTGCAGCATCAGACACAGATGTCACAACAACAGACTGCAG GACGGAATTATTGTATGTCAACATTCCAGCGACGCGAG
- the sgce gene encoding epsilon-sarcoglycan isoform X3 codes for MNRNILAFPAKIMEHFSFLVVFSVALLVRCSDVKHENVDWRIGQNFSSILLSRRRAVEQMDVYTILSKVHADRNVYPSAGVLFVHVLEREYFKGEFPPYPKPGDARNDPITFNTNLMGYPDRPGWLRYIQRTPYSDGVLYGSPTADLVGKPIIIEITAYNRRTFETARHNLVINVMFSEEFPLKYQAEFFIKNMNVEEMLASQVLGDFLGAVKNVWQPDRLNAINITSALDRGGRVPLPINDLKEGVYVTVGADVPFSSCLKEVETPQNQQLCSQEMEPVISCDKKFRAMFYIDWCKISLVDITKLVSVGKERPDPGNGVLPDVGEYSPPSESLKSRDYFSDFLITLAVPSAFALVLFIILGYIMCCRREGVQKRNMQTPDIQLVHHSSIQKSTKELRNMSKNREIAWPLSTLPVFHPVSGEIVPPLHPDSYKTTSMPLMQTQTNLQHQTQMSQQQTAGKWYS; via the exons ATGAACAGAAATATACTTGCATTTCCAGCAAAGATAATGGAACATTTCAGCTTTCTCGTCGTTTTTTCTGTTG CTCTTTTAGTCAGATGTTCCGATGTCAAACATGAAAACGTTGATTGGAGGATTGGGCAAAACTTCAGTAGTATATTATTAAGCAGGCGCAGGGCAGTCGAGCAGATGGATG TTTACACTATCCTCTCCAAGGTGCATGCTGACCGGAATGTCTATCCTTCTGCTGGGGTCCTCTTTGTTCATGTTTTGGAAAGAGAGTATTTTAAGGGGGAATTCCCTCCTTATCCTAAACCCG GCGATGCAAGGAATGACCCTATCACATTTAACACAAATTTAATGGGCTACCCGGACAGACCTGGCTGGCTTCGCTATATCCAGAGAACACCGTATAGTGATGGAGTGCTTTATGGATCTCCAACAGCTGATCTTGTTGGCAAACCAATTATCATTGAG ATTACTGCCTACAACCGACGAACATTTGAGACTGCAAGACACAACCTTGTCATTAACGTCATGTTTTCAGAGG AATTTCCATTAAAGTACCAAGCAGAATTTTTTATAaagaacatgaatgttgaagAGATGTTGGCAAGTCAGGTGCTGGGAGATTTCCTTGGAGCTGTGAAAAACGTATGGCAGCCAGATCGGCTAAATGCCATTAATATCACTTCAGCATTGGACAGAGGAGGCAGAGTCCCTCTCCCTATAAATGACCTAAAGGAAGG GGTGTATGTGACGGTTGGTGCTGATGTTCCATTCTCTTCCTGTCTGAAGGAAGTAGAAACTCCACAGAACCAGCAGCTTTGCAGTCAGGAGATGGAACCTGTCATTAGTTGTGATAAGAAGTTTAGGGCAATGTTTTACATTGACTGGTGCAAAATATCTCTG gtagaTATTACAAAATTAGTCTCTGTTGGTAAGGAAAGGCCTGACCCAGGAAATGGAGTGTTGCCCGATGTTGGAGAATACAGTCCGCCTTCTGAGTCACTGAAAAGTAGGGACTATTTCTCAGACTTCCTGATCACACTGGCAGTGCCTTCTGCTTTTGCCTTGGTACTTTTCATCATCCTTGGGTACATCATGTGCTGCCGACGGGAAGGGGT gcaaaaaagaaacatgcaaacaCCAGA CATCCAGTTGGTTCATCACAGTTCTATCCAGAAGTCTACGAAGGAGCTACGAAACATGTCCAAGAACCGCGAGATAGCATGGCCTCTTTCAACATTGCCTGTGTTTCACCCAGTCAGCGGTGAAATTGTGCCACCCTTACACCCAGACAGCTATAAGACTACCAGTATGCCACTAATGCAGACACAAAC tAATCTGCAGCATCAGACACAGATGTCACAACAACAGACTGCAG